A genome region from Sphingobium sp. WTD-1 includes the following:
- the gatC gene encoding Asp-tRNA(Asn)/Glu-tRNA(Gln) amidotransferase subunit GatC translates to MSIDLQTVKKIASLSRISVTDAEAEAMVPELNNILGWVEQLGEVDVTGVQPMTAVIPNHQRLRDDVVTDGNVRDKVLANAPQAEHGFFAVPKVIE, encoded by the coding sequence ATGTCGATAGACCTTCAGACCGTGAAAAAGATCGCCAGCCTTTCGCGCATTTCGGTGACGGATGCGGAAGCGGAAGCCATGGTGCCCGAACTCAACAATATCCTTGGCTGGGTGGAACAGCTGGGCGAAGTGGACGTGACCGGCGTGCAGCCGATGACGGCCGTCATCCCCAACCATCAACGCCTGCGCGACGATGTCGTCACTGACGGCAATGTGCGTGACAAGGTGCTGGCCAATGCGCCGCAAGCCGAACATGGCTTCTTCGCGGTGCCCAAGGTGATCGAATAA